In a single window of the Populus alba chromosome 16, ASM523922v2, whole genome shotgun sequence genome:
- the LOC118050743 gene encoding aluminum-activated malate transporter 8 yields the protein MEIDQSAMQEKAGPLTRAWGLLKALPGMAEAEILRVAKSIKKLGKDDPRRIIHSLKVGLALTLLSLIYYLRPLYDGFGTAGIWAVLTVVVVFEFTVGGTVSKSLNRGFATLVAGALGLGAQQLASLFGDKGDPIVLGILVFLLAAVSTFMRFFPQIKARYDYGVLIFILTFSLIAISGFRVEELLQMARQRLSTIIVGGATCIVVSICICPVWAGETLHNSVAANIEKLASYLEGFGGEYFQSCERSISDKSFLQGYKNVLNSKSTEESMANLARWEPGHGRFRSRHPWKQYLKIGALTRQCACHIETLNGYINTDIHAPLEFRCKVQEPCTQISAECGKALKSLASAIKTTTVPSSENVNVENSKTAVQDLKIALKAVSLEHDQDLLQILPAATVASILVEIVLCVENISESVHGLSKLAHFKSVEPTVSPQKPHRGSIKPVSEGDSHHAVITIHGTSPDSPGNETRKAPKLG from the exons ATGGAGATTGATCAGTCAGCAATGCAAGAGAAGGCCGGACCTTTAACGCGTGCATGGGGCTTGCTCAAGGCTTTGCCTGGTATGGCCGAGGCCGAGATTTTAAGGGTTGCAAAGAGcataaaaaaacttggaaaGGATGATCCAAGAAGAATCATCCACTCCCTAAAAGTGGGACTAGCTCTCACGCTGTTGTCCTTGATATATTACTTGAGGCCTCTCTATGATGGCTTTGGGACTGCCGGAATCTGGGCAGTGCTAACTGTGGTGGTAGTTTTCGAATTCACCGTCG GTGGAACCGTGAGCAAGAGTTTGAATAGAGGTTTTGCAACATTAGTAGCTGGTGCTCTAGGGCTTGGAGCTCAACAATTGGCCAGTCTCTTTGGAGACAAAGGGGATCCCATTGTCCTTGGAATCCTTGTCTTCTTGTTAG CTGCAGTATCTACTTTCATGCGATTCTTCCCTCAAATCAAAGCTAGATATGATTATGGAGTCTTGATATTCATATTAACATTCAGTTTGATAGCTATTTCGGGGTTTCGAGTTGAAGAACTCTTACAAATGGCACGTCAAAGGCTATCAACAATAATAGTCGGTGGAGCAACATGCATAGTGGTATCCATCTGTATCTGTCCTGTTTGGGCTGGTGAAACTCTTCATAACTCGGTTGCTGCCAATATAGAAAAGCTTGCAAGCTACCTAGAAG GTTTTGGAGGTGAATATTTTCAGTCCTGTGAGCGTTCCATTAGCGACAAATCATTTCTTCAAGGATATAAAAATGTCCTCAATTCAAAATCCACTGAAGAATCCATG GCAAATCTTGCTAGATGGGAACCTGGACACGGCCGCTTTCGTTCCCGGCATCCATGGAAACAATACTTGAAGATTGGAGCGCTCACACGTCAATGTGCTTGCCATATTGAAACTCTTAATGGCTACATCAACACTGACATCCAT GCACCACTAGAATTCCGATGTAAAGTCCAAGAACCATGTACACAGATTAGTGCAGAATGCGGCAAAGCACTGAAATCACTGGCTTCGGCTATCAAAACCACGACTGTTCCATCCTCAGAAAATGTCAACGTTGAGAACTCCAAAACTGCAGTCCAGGACCTCAAAATTGCTCTCAAAGCTGTCTCACTTGAGCACGATCAAGACCTTTTACAAATTCTGCCAGCTGCAACAGTTGCATCAATACTAGTTGAGATCGTTTTATGCGTGGAGAACATATCCGAATCAGTACACGGGCTCTCTAAGCTAGCACACTTTAAGAGTGTTGAACCTACTGTGTCACCCCAGAAACCGCACAGAGGAAGCATAAAACCTGTTTCAGAGGGTGACAGTCATCATGCTGTTATTACAATACATGGAACATCTCCAGATTCTCCAGGAAATGAGACTCGTAAGGCACCAAAGCTTGGCTAA